A genomic window from Candidatus Methylomirabilota bacterium includes:
- a CDS encoding glucose 1-dehydrogenase has product MGTRLAGKVALVTGGASGIGAATCRRFATEGAAGVVIADVNDAGGQALAGELAAAGGQVVFRHLDVTREAEWVEAIREVITRYGRLDVLVNNAGRGGPGGRPVVEHTTEEGWGLLFDVNAKGVFLGTKHAIPAMRKTGGGSVINVVSIYSLVGSRFGTAYHSSKGAARAFTKAAAVQYAPEGIRVNAVHPGFVETPMTAELHAQPGVRDERIALTPLGRLAVPEDVAWGILYLASDESSFVTGSELVIDGGMTAR; this is encoded by the coding sequence ATGGGCACGCGGCTCGCGGGCAAGGTGGCCTTGGTCACCGGCGGGGCATCGGGGATCGGAGCGGCGACGTGCCGGCGGTTCGCCACGGAAGGCGCGGCCGGCGTCGTGATCGCGGACGTCAACGACGCGGGAGGGCAAGCCCTGGCCGGCGAGCTGGCCGCGGCCGGCGGGCAGGTGGTGTTTCGGCACCTCGACGTCACGCGCGAGGCCGAGTGGGTCGAGGCGATCCGCGAGGTGATCACACGCTACGGCCGGCTCGACGTGCTCGTCAACAACGCCGGGCGGGGCGGGCCGGGCGGCCGGCCCGTGGTCGAGCACACGACCGAGGAAGGCTGGGGCCTTCTCTTCGACGTCAACGCCAAGGGGGTCTTCCTGGGCACCAAGCACGCCATCCCTGCCATGCGGAAGACCGGTGGGGGCTCCGTGATCAACGTCGTCTCGATCTACAGCCTGGTCGGGAGCCGGTTCGGGACCGCCTACCACAGCTCGAAGGGCGCGGCCCGGGCCTTCACGAAGGCCGCCGCCGTCCAGTACGCGCCGGAAGGCATCCGGGTGAACGCCGTCCACCCCGGGTTCGTCGAGACGCCCATGACGGCCGAGCTCCACGCCCAGCCCGGCGTCCGCGACGAGCGGATCGCGCTCACGCCTCTCGGCCGCCTGGCGGTGCCGGAAGACGTCGCCTGGGGGATCCTCTACCTGGCCTCCGACGAGTCGAGCTTCGTGACGGGCAGCGAGCTGGTGATCGACGGCGGCATGACGGCGAGATAG
- a CDS encoding gamma carbonic anhydrase family protein — MIREVPGRTPRVDPDAWVDLAAQVIGDVTIEAGASVWPGAILRGDQDNYVRLGKNSNVQDGAVLHVTPQYPCIVGAGVTIGHCAVVHGCTIKDHVRIGIGAVVLNGAVVEEGAQVGAGALVPPGKIVPAGWLVMGVPAKPVRQMSPEELEDIRKNAREYVELWRRDYGPRAGEGA, encoded by the coding sequence ATGATCCGCGAAGTCCCGGGCCGCACGCCGCGCGTCGATCCGGACGCCTGGGTCGACCTCGCCGCCCAGGTGATCGGCGACGTCACCATCGAAGCCGGCGCCAGCGTCTGGCCCGGCGCGATCCTCCGCGGCGACCAGGACAACTACGTGAGGCTGGGGAAGAACTCGAACGTCCAGGACGGCGCCGTCCTCCACGTCACGCCGCAGTACCCGTGCATCGTCGGGGCCGGCGTCACCATCGGCCACTGCGCGGTCGTCCACGGGTGCACGATCAAGGACCACGTCCGGATCGGGATCGGGGCCGTCGTCCTCAACGGCGCGGTGGTGGAGGAAGGGGCGCAGGTCGGGGCCGGAGCGCTGGTGCCGCCCGGCAAGATCGTGCCGGCGGGCTGGCTCGTGATGGGAGTGCCGGCCAAGCCCGTCCGGCAGATGTCGCCCGAGGAGCTCGAGGACATCCGGAAGAACGCCCGCGAGTACGTCGAGCTCTGGCGGCGCGATTACGGCCCCCGGGCCGGGGAGGGCGCCTGA